One genomic segment of Streptomyces sp. NBC_00239 includes these proteins:
- a CDS encoding nuclear transport factor 2 family protein, giving the protein MTQRVDLATVMDRLAVDAVITGYAVAVDDGDWAAYRALFTRGGRADYRSAGGIEAPAAEVAEWLAETMKMFPVRQHLIVNRRITLEDLGGSPGDRAEVLADFVNPMRLTDPADTSTAPNFAAGGRYTFALDRSYDGWLLRRVTVHERWRHFTPAGPTTAHG; this is encoded by the coding sequence ATGACGCAGCGTGTGGATCTCGCGACGGTAATGGACCGGCTGGCTGTGGATGCGGTGATCACCGGGTACGCGGTGGCCGTGGACGACGGGGACTGGGCGGCGTACCGGGCCCTGTTCACCCGGGGAGGGCGCGCCGACTACCGCTCGGCGGGCGGCATCGAGGCACCGGCCGCGGAGGTCGCGGAGTGGCTCGCGGAGACGATGAAGATGTTCCCGGTGCGCCAGCACCTCATCGTCAACCGGCGGATCACCCTGGAGGACCTGGGCGGCTCGCCGGGCGACCGGGCCGAGGTCCTCGCGGACTTCGTCAACCCGATGCGGCTGACGGATCCCGCCGACACCTCCACGGCGCCCAATTTCGCGGCGGGCGGCCGCTACACCTTCGCCCTCGACCGCAGCTACGACGGCTGGCTGCTGCGCCGGGTCACCGTCCACGAGCGGTGGCGGCACTTCACCCCCGCGGGCCCGACGACCGCCCACGGCTGA
- a CDS encoding MFS transporter — protein sequence MSSPTVPRRPEWAGRNYTLLTAAAVVTNLGSHGALIAAAFAVLEAGGTGGDVGLVAAARTLPLVLFLLVGGALADRLPRHRVMVAANALNCVSQAAFAVLVLTGQPQLWQMMLLTALCGTGQAFFNPAAEGMLLSTVTGEQAGRAFALFRLAMNGAGIGGAALGGAMIAVMGPGWVLAVDAAAFAVAGALRAFLDVSHVPKRVPGGGMLADLREGWHEFRSRPWLWSIVLQFSVVVAVVGAAESVYGPLVARDHLGGAAPWGLALGAFGVGTIGGALLMMRWKPRRLLLAATLCVFPLALPSAALAVPLPAWGLCAVMLFSGAAIEVFGVSWMTTMHQEIPEEKFSRVSAYDWFGSVSMLPLATALAGPAETAFGRTEALWGCAGLVVLVTAAVLLVPDVRRMTRRPAVPASGPTTASGSASGSAATVETTADGAGAAAPGVCAAAPAPAPSVPGASDSADAEGSVGRLR from the coding sequence GTGAGTTCTCCTACCGTCCCGCGCCGCCCCGAGTGGGCGGGCCGCAACTACACGCTGCTGACGGCGGCCGCCGTCGTGACCAACCTCGGCAGCCACGGCGCCCTGATCGCGGCGGCCTTCGCGGTGCTCGAAGCGGGCGGCACCGGCGGTGACGTCGGCCTCGTCGCCGCCGCCCGCACCCTGCCGCTGGTCCTGTTCCTGCTGGTCGGCGGCGCCCTCGCGGACCGGCTGCCGCGCCACCGCGTGATGGTCGCGGCCAACGCCCTCAACTGCGTCTCCCAGGCCGCCTTCGCCGTGCTCGTCCTGACCGGACAGCCGCAGCTGTGGCAGATGATGCTGCTCACCGCCCTGTGCGGCACCGGCCAGGCCTTCTTCAACCCGGCCGCCGAGGGCATGCTCCTGTCCACCGTCACCGGCGAACAGGCCGGCCGGGCCTTCGCGTTGTTCCGGCTCGCCATGAACGGGGCGGGCATCGGCGGCGCCGCCCTGGGCGGGGCCATGATCGCCGTGATGGGGCCGGGCTGGGTGCTCGCCGTGGACGCGGCCGCGTTCGCCGTCGCGGGCGCGCTGCGGGCCTTCCTCGACGTGAGCCACGTACCGAAGCGGGTGCCGGGCGGCGGGATGCTCGCCGACCTGCGCGAGGGCTGGCACGAGTTCCGCAGCCGGCCCTGGCTGTGGAGCATCGTGCTCCAGTTCTCCGTGGTGGTGGCCGTGGTCGGCGCGGCCGAGTCCGTCTACGGGCCGCTGGTGGCCCGCGACCACCTGGGCGGCGCGGCCCCCTGGGGGCTCGCCCTCGGCGCGTTCGGGGTCGGCACCATCGGCGGGGCGCTGCTGATGATGCGGTGGAAGCCGAGGCGGCTGCTGCTCGCCGCGACCCTGTGCGTGTTCCCGCTGGCGCTGCCCTCGGCCGCGCTCGCCGTGCCGCTGCCCGCGTGGGGGCTGTGCGCGGTGATGCTCTTCAGCGGGGCCGCCATCGAGGTGTTCGGCGTCTCCTGGATGACGACGATGCACCAGGAGATACCGGAGGAGAAGTTCTCCCGGGTGTCCGCCTACGACTGGTTCGGCTCGGTGTCGATGCTGCCGCTGGCGACCGCGCTGGCCGGCCCGGCCGAGACCGCGTTCGGCCGGACCGAGGCGCTGTGGGGCTGCGCGGGGCTGGTGGTCCTGGTGACGGCGGCGGTGCTGCTGGTCCCGGACGTACGACGGATGACCCGCCGCCCGGCCGTACCCGCGTCCGGTCCCACCACCGCGTCCGGCTCAGCGTCCGGCTCCGCGGCGACTGTCGAGACCACTGCCGACGGCGCCGGGGCCGCCGCGCCCGGGGTCTGCGCCGCCGCGCCCGCGCCCGCGCCATCCGTGCCCGGGGCCAGCGACTCAGCCGATGCTGAAGGCTCCGTCGGGCGGCTGCGGTGA
- a CDS encoding uracil-DNA glycosylase has translation MTEILPESWLPVLGGELEKPYFRELSEFVEKERAAGPVYPPRDQVFAALEATPYDQVKVLVLGQDPYHGAGQGHGLCFSVQPGVKTPPSLRNIYKEMQAELGLPIPDNGYLMPWARQGVLLLNAVLTVREAEPNSHKGKGWEKFTDAVIQAVASRPDPAVFVLWGAYAQKKLPLIDESRHVVVKGAHPSPLSAKKFFGSQPFTQINEAVAAQGHEPIDWRIPDLG, from the coding sequence GTGACCGAGATCCTGCCCGAGTCCTGGCTCCCCGTCCTCGGCGGAGAACTGGAGAAGCCCTACTTCAGGGAGCTCTCCGAGTTCGTCGAGAAGGAGCGGGCCGCCGGGCCGGTCTACCCGCCCCGCGACCAGGTGTTCGCGGCGCTGGAGGCCACCCCGTACGACCAGGTCAAGGTGCTGGTGCTCGGCCAGGACCCGTACCACGGCGCCGGCCAGGGCCACGGCCTGTGCTTCTCCGTGCAGCCCGGCGTCAAGACCCCGCCGTCGCTGCGCAACATCTACAAGGAGATGCAGGCGGAACTCGGCCTGCCGATCCCCGACAACGGCTACCTGATGCCGTGGGCCCGCCAGGGCGTGCTGCTGCTCAACGCGGTCCTGACCGTCCGCGAGGCCGAGCCCAACTCGCACAAGGGCAAGGGCTGGGAGAAGTTCACCGACGCCGTCATCCAGGCCGTCGCCTCCCGGCCGGACCCTGCCGTGTTCGTGCTCTGGGGCGCGTACGCGCAGAAGAAGCTGCCGCTCATCGACGAGTCGCGCCACGTCGTCGTCAAGGGCGCCCACCCCTCGCCGCTGTCCGCGAAGAAGTTCTTCGGCTCGCAGCCCTTCACGCAGATCAACGAGGCCGTCGCCGCGCAGGGCCATGAGCCGATCGACTGGCGGATCCCGGACCTGGGCTGA
- a CDS encoding DinB family protein, translating to MSTSDRTEPSTTATERDMLEGWLDYHRATLALKCEGLDDEQLRRAAIPPSELSLLGLVRHLTEVERWWFAEVTEGLELPDLYSTEQDRDGDFHVTDRHTFAEAEAAWQEEIARAREITARRSLDDLSVHRSRLGEQFNLRWVYTHMIEEYARHNGHADLLREQIDGVTGE from the coding sequence ATGAGCACTTCAGATCGCACCGAACCGTCCACCACCGCCACCGAGCGCGACATGCTGGAGGGCTGGCTCGACTACCACCGGGCCACCCTGGCCCTCAAGTGCGAGGGGCTGGACGACGAGCAGCTGCGGCGGGCCGCGATACCGCCCTCGGAGCTGTCCCTGCTGGGCCTGGTGCGGCACCTCACCGAGGTGGAGCGGTGGTGGTTCGCCGAGGTCACGGAGGGGCTGGAGCTGCCGGACCTGTACTCCACCGAGCAGGACCGCGACGGGGACTTCCACGTCACCGACCGGCACACCTTCGCGGAGGCCGAGGCCGCCTGGCAGGAAGAGATCGCGCGGGCCCGGGAGATCACGGCGCGGCGCTCGCTGGACGACCTGTCGGTGCACCGCTCCCGCCTCGGCGAGCAGTTCAACCTGCGTTGGGTCTACACCCACATGATCGAGGAGTACGCCCGCCACAACGGGCACGCGGACCTGCTGCGCGAGCAGATCGACGGCGTCACCGGGGAATGA
- a CDS encoding Gfo/Idh/MocA family protein produces MKVGCIGLGDIAQKAYLPVLTARPGLELHLQTRTPATLERVAARHHVPAGRCHTDLDALLAEGLDAAFVHAPTAVHPEIVTRLLEAGVPTYVDKPLAYDFADSRRLVELAEERGVSLAVGFNRRHAPGYAQCAEHPRELILMQKNRVGLPEDPRTFVLDDFIHVVDTLRFLLPGDADHIDVRAVVRDGLMHQVVLQMSGAGFTALGIMNRLSGSTEELLEVSGQDTKRQVLNLAEVVDHKGQPSVRRRGDWTPVARQRGIEQVVDAFLEAVETGKTLSAQDALLTHELCERVVLTALEQAL; encoded by the coding sequence GTGAAGGTCGGATGCATCGGACTCGGCGACATCGCGCAGAAGGCCTACCTGCCGGTCCTCACGGCCCGCCCGGGCCTCGAACTGCACCTCCAGACCCGCACCCCGGCCACCCTCGAGCGGGTGGCCGCCCGCCACCACGTACCGGCCGGGCGCTGCCACACCGACCTCGACGCGCTGCTCGCCGAAGGCCTCGACGCCGCCTTCGTGCACGCGCCGACCGCCGTGCACCCCGAGATCGTCACGCGGCTGCTCGAAGCGGGCGTGCCGACGTACGTGGACAAGCCGCTCGCCTACGACTTCGCGGACTCGCGCCGGCTCGTCGAACTCGCCGAGGAACGCGGGGTGTCGCTGGCCGTCGGCTTCAACCGCCGGCACGCGCCCGGCTACGCGCAGTGCGCCGAGCACCCGCGCGAGCTGATCCTCATGCAGAAGAACCGCGTCGGGCTGCCCGAGGACCCGCGGACCTTCGTCCTCGACGACTTCATCCACGTCGTGGACACCCTGCGCTTCCTGCTGCCCGGCGACGCCGACCACATCGACGTGCGCGCCGTGGTCCGGGACGGCCTGATGCACCAGGTGGTGCTCCAGATGTCCGGCGCCGGCTTCACCGCCCTCGGCATCATGAACCGGCTCTCCGGCTCCACCGAGGAACTGCTGGAGGTCTCCGGCCAGGACACCAAGCGGCAGGTGCTCAACCTTGCCGAGGTCGTCGACCACAAGGGCCAGCCCTCCGTGCGGCGCCGCGGCGACTGGACCCCGGTGGCCCGCCAGCGCGGCATCGAGCAGGTCGTCGACGCCTTCCTCGAGGCCGTGGAGACCGGGAAGACGCTGAGCGCCCAGGACGCGCTGCTCACCCACGAGCTGTGTGAGCGAGTGGTGCTGACGGCTCTGGAGCAGGCCCTCTGA
- a CDS encoding TVP38/TMEM64 family protein translates to MSLLLAPWTRLSLLVVLLAAAGVCVLLYEPQRILSEGWSPAMPAGVAVLLFAAVYGLCTAAFVPRPLLNLAAGAVFGSQLGLAAAVAGTVLGAAIAFGLGRGLGQEALRPLVRGRWLEAADGQLSRHGFRSMLAVRIFPGVPFAAANYCAAVSRMRWLPFLLATALGTVPNTAAYVIAGSSASSPTSPAFLASFAFIAVSGLVAGVVAWRKRHRLTARPAPAVGAQHPPVVSGVTYGP, encoded by the coding sequence ATGTCTCTGCTCCTCGCGCCCTGGACCCGGCTGTCGCTGCTCGTCGTGCTGCTCGCTGCCGCGGGCGTGTGCGTGCTGCTGTACGAGCCGCAGCGGATCCTGTCCGAGGGCTGGTCGCCCGCGATGCCGGCCGGTGTGGCGGTGCTGCTGTTCGCGGCGGTGTACGGGCTGTGCACGGCGGCGTTCGTGCCGCGGCCGCTGCTGAACCTGGCGGCCGGCGCCGTGTTCGGCTCGCAGCTCGGGCTGGCGGCCGCCGTGGCGGGCACCGTGCTCGGCGCCGCGATCGCCTTCGGGCTGGGCCGCGGGCTCGGGCAGGAGGCGCTGCGGCCGCTGGTGCGCGGGCGCTGGCTGGAGGCGGCCGACGGGCAGTTGAGCCGGCACGGGTTCCGGTCGATGCTGGCGGTGCGGATCTTCCCCGGGGTGCCGTTCGCCGCGGCCAACTACTGTGCGGCGGTGTCCCGGATGCGGTGGCTGCCGTTCCTGCTGGCGACCGCGCTGGGCACTGTCCCGAACACGGCCGCGTACGTCATCGCGGGCAGCAGCGCCTCCTCCCCGACTTCGCCCGCCTTCCTCGCGTCCTTCGCGTTCATCGCCGTGTCGGGGCTGGTCGCGGGCGTGGTGGCGTGGCGCAAGCGGCACCGGCTGACCGCACGGCCCGCGCCGGCGGTGGGCGCACAGCACCCCCCTGTGGTCAGCGGTGTCACGTACGGGCCCTAG
- a CDS encoding DNA alkylation repair protein: MRPNDRETPSVPPSALADLVLDRLTAAYREATDPVRARSAAAYMKDVAPFLGLATPARRALDRGVLADTPAPTEGDCAALALRCWELPEREFQYFAVDYLRRHVGRCSSGLLPVVRHLLVTVPWWDTVDLLAAHTVGPLVAADPALARVMDEWIADEDLWLARTALLHQLRYRDATDADRLFGYCLRRADHPDFFIRKAIGWSLREYAKTAPDEVRAFVTDAQDLLSPLSRREALKNL, translated from the coding sequence ATGCGGCCGAACGACCGGGAAACGCCCAGCGTCCCGCCCAGCGCCCTCGCCGACCTGGTCCTGGACCGGCTCACCGCCGCCTACCGGGAGGCCACGGACCCCGTACGGGCCCGCAGCGCGGCCGCGTACATGAAGGACGTCGCGCCCTTCCTCGGGCTGGCCACCCCGGCCCGCCGCGCCCTCGACCGCGGCGTGCTCGCGGACACGCCCGCGCCCACCGAGGGCGACTGCGCGGCCCTCGCGCTGCGCTGCTGGGAGCTGCCCGAGCGCGAGTTCCAGTACTTCGCCGTCGACTACCTGCGCCGGCACGTCGGGCGGTGCTCGTCCGGTCTGCTGCCGGTGGTCCGCCACCTGCTGGTCACCGTGCCCTGGTGGGACACCGTCGACCTGCTGGCCGCCCACACGGTGGGGCCGCTGGTCGCGGCCGATCCCGCGCTCGCCCGGGTGATGGACGAATGGATCGCCGACGAGGACCTCTGGCTCGCCCGCACCGCGCTCCTCCACCAGCTGCGCTACCGGGACGCGACGGACGCCGACCGGCTCTTCGGGTACTGCCTGCGCCGGGCGGACCATCCGGACTTCTTCATCCGCAAGGCGATCGGTTGGAGCCTGCGCGAGTACGCCAAGACCGCCCCGGACGAGGTCCGCGCGTTCGTGACGGACGCCCAGGACCTGCTGTCCCCGCTCTCCCGGCGCGAGGCGCTCAAGAACCTCTGA
- a CDS encoding undecaprenyl-diphosphate phosphatase, with translation MSWFESLILGLVQGLTEFLPISSSAHLRLTAAFAGWHDPGAAFTAITQIGTETAVLIYFRKDIARIVSAWFRSLFNSDMRRDHDAQMGWLVIVGSIPIGVLGVTLKDQIDGPFRDLRLIATTLIVMGLVLGFADRLAARDETGGKHRVVRERKSLKELSVKDGLIFGVCQAMALVPGVSRSGATISGGLLMGYTREAAARYSFLLAIPAVLASGAYELKDAGEGHVSWGPTIFATFVAFFVGYAVIAWFMKFITTKSFMPFVIYRILLGILLFVLVGTGVLSPHAGESAGVPLGEATP, from the coding sequence ATGAGCTGGTTCGAATCCCTAATCCTCGGTCTCGTCCAAGGGCTCACGGAGTTCCTCCCGATCTCCTCCAGCGCCCATCTGCGGCTGACCGCGGCGTTCGCGGGCTGGCACGACCCCGGTGCGGCCTTCACCGCGATCACCCAGATCGGCACGGAGACGGCCGTTCTCATCTACTTCCGCAAGGACATCGCGCGGATCGTCTCCGCCTGGTTCCGGTCGCTGTTCAACAGCGACATGCGGCGCGACCACGACGCCCAGATGGGATGGCTGGTCATCGTCGGCTCCATCCCGATCGGTGTCCTGGGCGTCACGCTCAAGGACCAGATCGACGGCCCGTTCCGCGACCTGCGGCTGATCGCCACCACCCTCATCGTGATGGGCCTCGTGCTCGGCTTCGCGGACCGGCTGGCGGCGCGCGACGAGACGGGCGGCAAGCACCGGGTGGTGCGCGAGCGCAAGTCGCTGAAGGAGCTGAGCGTCAAGGACGGCCTGATCTTCGGTGTGTGCCAGGCGATGGCCCTGGTCCCCGGCGTCTCCCGGTCCGGCGCGACGATCTCCGGCGGCCTGCTGATGGGCTACACCCGTGAGGCGGCGGCCCGTTACTCCTTCCTCCTCGCCATCCCGGCCGTCCTGGCCTCCGGCGCGTACGAGTTGAAGGACGCGGGCGAAGGCCACGTCTCGTGGGGCCCGACCATCTTCGCGACGTTCGTCGCCTTCTTCGTCGGCTACGCGGTCATCGCGTGGTTCATGAAATTCATTACCACGAAGAGCTTCATGCCGTTCGTGATCTACCGGATCCTGCTCGGCATCCTCCTGTTCGTCCTCGTCGGCACGGGCGTCCTGAGCCCGCACGCCGGCGAGTCGGCCGGCGTGCCGCTGGGCGAAGCCACCCCGTAG
- a CDS encoding spermidine synthase — translation MDEAMPVMREVGGGTAKLMPDVDSDRAWLLTVDGAPQSYVDLDDPEHLEFEYVRRLGHVLDCVDGPGEALDLVHLGGGAFTLARYAAATRPGSRQHVVDADRELLDLVAEKLPLPAGAGIAVHAADARAWLAAAPADSADVVIGDVFGGSRVPAQLTSVEYAREAARVVRPGGIYAANLADGAPFGFLRSQLANFATVFAELALIAEPSVLRGRRFGNAVLLASHSGIDVAPLARRCAADAFPARVEHGSALTRFTGGARPVGDADAVPSPQPPDGAFSIG, via the coding sequence GTGGACGAAGCGATGCCCGTGATGCGGGAAGTCGGCGGCGGGACCGCCAAGCTCATGCCCGATGTCGACTCCGACCGGGCCTGGCTGCTGACCGTGGACGGCGCACCCCAGTCGTACGTGGACCTCGACGACCCCGAGCACCTCGAGTTCGAGTACGTACGGCGCCTGGGCCATGTGCTGGACTGCGTGGACGGGCCGGGCGAGGCCCTGGACCTGGTCCATCTCGGCGGCGGGGCGTTCACGCTGGCCCGGTACGCCGCGGCCACCCGGCCCGGGTCGCGCCAGCACGTGGTCGACGCCGACCGGGAACTGCTCGACCTGGTCGCCGAGAAGCTGCCGCTGCCGGCCGGCGCCGGGATCGCGGTGCACGCGGCCGACGCCCGGGCCTGGCTGGCGGCCGCGCCCGCGGACAGTGCGGACGTCGTCATCGGGGACGTGTTCGGCGGCTCGCGGGTGCCCGCCCAGCTCACCTCCGTCGAGTACGCGCGGGAGGCGGCCCGGGTGGTACGCCCCGGCGGGATCTACGCGGCGAACCTCGCCGACGGCGCCCCGTTCGGCTTCCTGCGCTCCCAGCTCGCCAACTTCGCCACCGTCTTCGCCGAGCTCGCCCTGATCGCGGAGCCGTCCGTGCTGCGCGGCCGCCGCTTCGGCAACGCCGTCCTGCTCGCCTCGCACAGCGGGATCGACGTGGCGCCGCTGGCCCGCCGCTGCGCCGCCGACGCCTTTCCCGCCCGGGTCGAGCACGGCAGCGCCCTGACCCGGTTCACGGGCGGCGCGCGCCCGGTCGGCGACGCGGACGCGGTGCCGTCACCGCAGCCGCCCGACGGAGCCTTCAGCATCGGCTGA
- the lnt gene encoding apolipoprotein N-acyltransferase: protein MRFVPAGPQVPARHGWRLAAAPVAGALPALAFPAPSLWWFAYVALVPWLLLLRTAGTARRAALEGWLGGCGLIVALHHWLLPSLHVFLLPLAALLGLLWIPWALLVRRLLGGEPSARDVGRALLVLPAGWLLAELVRSWEGLGGPWGLLGASQWQVPAALRLASVGGVWLVGLMVVAVNCAVAVLLSVRRARRVALAGTAGCAVVTAVVWVGAPQPEPYGMLRVAVVQPGMVGGADGSERRFAAGERLTRQLAGSGADLVVWGESSVGEDLVRRPDLARRLAALSARVGAPLLVNVDARGGGADGRAPGIYKSALLIGPDGPTGDRYDKMRLVPFGEYVPARDLLGWATSVGRAAGEDRQRGGGPVLMELPGRDGVRFGPLVCFESAFPDMSRRLVRDGAALLVVQSATSTFQGSWAPAQHASLAALRAAETGRPVVHATLTGVSAVYGPQGARVGPALGTSERAAAVFRAPLARGSTLYVRFGNWPVYGSLLVLAVFCAGEAVRSVRGPAPEPSAPLAHTARG, encoded by the coding sequence ATGCGATTCGTCCCGGCAGGCCCGCAGGTCCCCGCCCGGCACGGGTGGCGGCTCGCCGCGGCCCCGGTCGCCGGGGCGCTGCCCGCCCTCGCCTTCCCGGCCCCGTCCCTGTGGTGGTTCGCTTACGTCGCGCTGGTGCCGTGGCTGCTGCTGCTGCGGACCGCCGGCACCGCGCGGCGGGCCGCGCTGGAGGGCTGGCTCGGCGGCTGCGGTCTGATCGTCGCCCTGCACCACTGGCTGCTGCCGAGCCTGCACGTGTTCCTGCTGCCGCTGGCGGCGCTGCTGGGGCTGCTCTGGATCCCCTGGGCGCTGCTGGTGCGCCGGCTGCTCGGCGGTGAGCCCTCGGCGAGGGACGTGGGCCGGGCCCTGCTGGTGCTGCCCGCAGGCTGGCTGCTGGCCGAACTGGTCCGGTCCTGGGAGGGGCTGGGCGGCCCGTGGGGGCTGCTGGGGGCCAGTCAGTGGCAGGTGCCGGCGGCGCTGCGGCTGGCGTCCGTGGGCGGTGTCTGGCTGGTCGGCCTGATGGTGGTCGCGGTCAACTGCGCGGTGGCGGTGCTGCTCTCGGTGCGCCGGGCCCGGCGGGTGGCGCTGGCCGGCACCGCGGGCTGCGCCGTGGTCACCGCGGTGGTGTGGGTCGGGGCCCCGCAGCCGGAGCCGTACGGGATGCTGCGGGTGGCCGTCGTGCAGCCGGGGATGGTGGGCGGTGCGGACGGCTCGGAGCGGCGGTTCGCGGCCGGCGAGCGGCTGACCCGGCAGCTGGCGGGGAGCGGGGCGGACCTGGTGGTGTGGGGCGAGAGCAGTGTCGGCGAGGACCTGGTGCGGCGGCCGGACCTGGCCCGCCGGCTGGCCGCGCTGTCGGCGCGGGTGGGCGCCCCGCTGCTGGTGAACGTGGACGCGCGCGGCGGCGGCGCGGACGGCCGGGCGCCCGGCATATACAAGAGCGCGCTGCTGATCGGGCCGGACGGCCCCACCGGGGACCGGTACGACAAGATGCGGCTGGTGCCGTTCGGGGAGTACGTGCCGGCCCGCGACCTGTTGGGCTGGGCGACGTCGGTGGGGCGGGCCGCCGGCGAGGACCGGCAGCGCGGCGGCGGCCCGGTGCTGATGGAGCTGCCGGGCCGGGACGGGGTGCGGTTCGGCCCGCTGGTGTGCTTCGAGTCGGCGTTCCCCGACATGAGCCGGCGGCTGGTGCGGGACGGCGCCGCGCTGCTCGTCGTGCAGTCGGCGACGTCCACCTTCCAGGGGAGCTGGGCGCCGGCCCAGCACGCCTCGCTGGCCGCGCTGCGCGCCGCCGAGACGGGCCGCCCCGTGGTGCACGCGACCCTGACGGGCGTCAGCGCGGTGTACGGACCCCAGGGCGCGCGGGTCGGCCCGGCGCTGGGCACCTCGGAGCGCGCGGCGGCCGTCTTCCGGGCGCCGCTGGCGCGGGGCTCCACGCTGTACGTGCGCTTCGGGAACTGGCCGGTGTACGGCTCGCTGCTGGTGCTCGCCGTGTTCTGCGCGGGCGAGGCCGTACGGAGCGTCAGAGGGCCTGCTCCAGAGCCGTCAGCACCACTCGCTCACACAGCTCGTGGGTGA
- a CDS encoding patatin-like phospholipase family protein, translated as MTGGSGDGGDRGIGGRRGGTALVLGGGGLTGIGWETGILHGLAAAGTDLSTADLVVGTSAGSVVGAQLTSGRLTPAELYERQLGDATGEAVARLGAGVVARFALSMLRERDPHAYARRVGRYALAAATDDEAERRKVLAARLVSHDWPARRLLITAVDALTGELRAFGREDGAGLVDAVSASCAVPGVWPPVTIGGRRFIDGGVRSGTNADLAAGCDRVVILAPMALGTAVVPSARALADRLRAGGANVLLITPDRAARAAFGRNVLDPARRDPAARAGLAQAAAHAREAAAVWTG; from the coding sequence ATGACCGGCGGCAGCGGGGACGGCGGCGACAGAGGGATCGGCGGCAGGCGCGGCGGTACGGCGCTGGTGCTCGGCGGCGGAGGGCTGACCGGCATCGGCTGGGAGACCGGCATCCTGCACGGTCTCGCCGCCGCCGGCACCGACCTGAGCACCGCCGACCTCGTGGTGGGCACCTCCGCGGGCTCCGTCGTCGGCGCCCAGCTCACCTCCGGCCGGCTCACCCCGGCGGAGCTGTACGAACGTCAGCTCGGCGACGCCACCGGGGAGGCCGTCGCCCGCCTCGGCGCGGGCGTCGTCGCCCGCTTCGCACTCTCCATGCTGCGCGAGCGGGATCCGCACGCGTACGCCCGCAGGGTCGGCCGGTACGCGCTGGCCGCGGCCACCGACGACGAGGCGGAGCGCCGCAAGGTGCTGGCCGCGCGGCTCGTCTCGCACGACTGGCCGGCGCGACGGCTCCTGATCACCGCCGTGGACGCGCTGACCGGTGAGCTGCGCGCCTTCGGCCGGGAGGACGGCGCCGGGCTGGTGGACGCGGTCTCGGCGAGCTGCGCGGTGCCCGGCGTGTGGCCGCCGGTGACCATAGGCGGGCGGCGTTTCATCGACGGCGGAGTGCGCTCCGGGACCAACGCCGACCTGGCCGCCGGCTGCGACCGCGTGGTCATCCTGGCGCCCATGGCGCTGGGCACCGCCGTGGTCCCCTCGGCCCGCGCCCTGGCGGACCGGCTGCGCGCGGGCGGGGCGAACGTGCTGCTCATCACCCCCGACCGGGCGGCCCGCGCCGCGTTCGGCCGCAACGTGCTCGACCCGGCCCGGCGCGACCCGGCCGCCCGCGCGGGGCTGGCCCAGGCGGCCGCGCACGCGCGGGAGGCGGCGGCCGTCTGGACCGGCTGA
- a CDS encoding DUF4442 domain-containing protein — translation MSADQMNVGELLAATVPMARTLKLEFLETTPERAVVRLPDQAEYHNHVGGPHAGAMFTLAESASGAIVLAAFGDQLSRAVPLAVKAEIGYKKLAKGVVTATATLGRPAAEVVAELDAGGRPEFPVTISIQREDEAVTGEMTVVWTLRPNS, via the coding sequence ATGAGCGCTGATCAGATGAACGTGGGCGAGCTGCTGGCCGCCACGGTGCCGATGGCCCGGACCCTGAAGCTGGAGTTCCTGGAGACCACCCCCGAGCGTGCCGTCGTCCGGCTGCCGGACCAGGCCGAGTACCACAACCACGTCGGCGGCCCGCACGCCGGTGCGATGTTCACCCTGGCCGAGTCCGCGAGCGGCGCGATCGTCCTCGCCGCCTTCGGCGACCAGCTCTCGCGCGCCGTACCCCTCGCCGTGAAGGCCGAGATCGGCTACAAGAAGCTCGCCAAGGGCGTCGTCACCGCGACCGCCACCCTCGGCCGCCCGGCCGCCGAGGTCGTCGCCGAGCTGGACGCCGGCGGCCGCCCCGAGTTCCCGGTCACGATCAGCATCCAGCGCGAGGACGAGGCCGTCACCGGCGAGATGACCGTCGTCTGGACCCTGCGCCCCAACAGCTAG